Genomic segment of Gasterosteus aculeatus chromosome 4, fGasAcu3.hap1.1, whole genome shotgun sequence:
CGTCATTTTATGTCTGGTATATATAAATCAGACATGAAACAATTAGCCAGAAATATCTCAATGGATCAGACCAGAATATGAGTTTACGCTGGTGCTCCATTATATATACCATTTctaattttaaatgaaaacaaaacaaaatcttgATAGAAGATAAAATACTTAACAGTCAAGAAGTctgttaaaatgtattaaatccaGCTGACGTgttgacgtcatcaagtcagctgccgATTACGGAAATGACGTTCTCCGCTCGCTTGTAGCTGTGAGTTTGGATACGCGAGTCTACTACTCGTTCTCGCTCAACGGACGACAGCGCATGAAGGGCCTTCGTTTCACACAAGCCGGCTCTTTCAAATCTCgcgagaggaaaagaggaaaagttCCTGGACAACGTCTACGTGCCTTAACGGGGAGGTGCTTGGTTACTGTAAAATATATAGGCTGAAGTATACTGACGATACCTAAACGTCGAATGAATGTTGGGTTATCCACGTAAACCTTTGAATTTGGACATTTGGAAGGAGAGTTGGTGAACGCGCTGCCGCTGTAGAGAACTGCCTCTCCCCTGCCGGGCATCCAGCCCGCCGGACCGACATGGCGGAGAGTGGCTCGCTGGTAGATTTTTCCGGGTCTCTGACGAGCTCGACGCTGCCGCCGCCGAGGACCCGCATCTTCAAAATCATCGTGATCGGGGACTCGGGTGTTGGGAAGACCTGCCTCACCTACCGCTTTTGTGCTGGAAAGTTCCCCGAAAAGACCGAGGCCACGATCGGGGTGGACTTCAGAGAGAGGCTGGTGGAGTTTGACAGCGAGAAGATAAAGGTACGCGGTGCATGGTCATAGAAGTCAGgatagatgatgatgatagttgaTGTTGTGCCTTTGGTATCTTGGCTCTTCTGGTACAGAGATCATCTAAAGTAAAACTCGCTCACTCTATAGCTATGTCAGAAGGACTGCAGGGATAGATGTTGGAAAATAAGCCGAATCAAAGACACGTCAGTCCACAGCGAGTGGAAGGGTCTGCCCATCGACAGTCTTCTTGAAACAATAATAGTCATAACAGCCAGATGTATATACTGATTTTTGTGTGGGGTCCGGTGCAAAGTTCTTAGTTTTCTAGAATTGTCTTATAGTCTAAAACACCCATGATTACAATTCCAAAGAGTTTGATACTGACCCAAATTGCTGGACCGAAGACTGTGACAACAGGGTTGATCTGTTATGTACGTTGTAATTataatattttagttttaataataataatgcctacttttttttatagcacttttctagGTACCCAAAGATGCTTTGCAAAGACCGACAAGAACAAAACAAGGCAAAAAAGGCATAATTGTAGTTTATACTAATCTGAAAATGTTTACATAGTTGCTGGTGTGCAATTTGTTATTTAATGATACATAACCACTCAACAAATGTATATCTATTAATTTGTTTTGTGAGGTTTACAAAATTAATAGAATCGGTTCTCTCTATCAAAAACCGTACCATACCCTAAGGCCGAGAAACGGTATCTGGAATGTAAACAAATGGGTGCCCCCCCACAAATAGGATTGGATCCATAAGAGCTGATCTATTTCCTAACTATCCCTCACAGATCCAGCTATGGGACACTGCGGGTCAGGAACGCTTCAGGAAGTCCATGGTGCAGCACTATTACCGCAACGTGCAtgctgttgtctttgtttatgaTGTGACCAACGCTGCAAGCTTCCGCAGCCTCCCAGCATGGATTGAAGAGTGCAAGCAGCACGCGCTGGGCACTGAGGTACCCAGAATCCTAGTTGGAAACAAATGCGACCTTCAAGACTCTGTTCAAGTGGGCACAAACGTAGCACAACAGTTCGCCGACGTCCATTCTATGCCCCTGTTTGAGACGTCTGCCAAGAACCCAAGCAGCCAGGGAGAGGGAACTTGTGTCGCAGGCAACAGTGACCATGTTGAGGCTATTTTTATGACGGTGGCACACAAGCTGAAGTCTCAAAAGCCTCTGGTTTTGAGCCAGCCACCCACGGGATCAGTGGGTACCATCAACCTGGGCAGGTGGGGGGCTGATGGGGGAGATGGGGCTAAGAGCTGGGGATGCTGCtgagggaggaaatgaaaggtgAGAGGGAGACAACTTCAGTTGTGGCTGCACAAGGCAGAGGCTTTGAAAGCACAAGGAGCTAAGGGAAGTGTGGACAAATGGATCAAGCCCAATCTCTTCATAATCAACACAAAGATTGATTAATTTCTCCATGACCAAAGGATACTTGTTTTCCCATTAGCTATACTTAATAAATTACTTAGGTTTTGAGACAGTATGCTTGTTGTTTTGGACTGACAAAATCGTTGGTCTATGGTTGAACTGAAATTATATTTAACAAGGGGCGAAAAATCAGGTTCTGATTaatctttcttctttcattaaGCATGTGTTGTCTTGGGCTCTGTGGCAACAGAAACATCAGTATCAGAATCCATGTATTGCCACGTTACGTAGGGATTTCAATTGatgcaatataagaataaaatataataagataacaaatgatttttaaattaaaatacaaacagtacgttaaaaaatgcattcatgtcCATAAATATCCAAACACATTAAAATTCAATACATTCACCACAATGAGGGTTCCAGCATTTGTTGTTCTTGTGAACATGAACTTGAATCAGGGTTCCTCATGAAAACACATTACATAACACAAACATGTTGAATTGATTTCCTTCGCGGAGAGGGCGCGCTGTAAGGTGCAGGGTTGTTGTTGGACAttgctgctccgtgtcccatgtcgatgtgtccctGAGAAAGTTACCTAATCTCTAACTGCTCTCCGGGCACCTTTACGGCAGCCCActactcccactgtgtgggaaaGGTTAAATGCGGAGAACAATTTTCTCTAtgtgtaatataataatacttGCACCCACTACTTATCATGTATGTAAGCTTATAAAACAACATTGTATGGTATAGTGGACCATGTGCTGTTATCGTTTTCAAATCAAATCCAATCAGATGGCCttgggggtattccagaaaggaggttcaacaaactctgagtctatccctgaactccgagttgacttactctgagacgggaaactctgagtatccggttcaaaaacagctgatctgcgttagttcaatcaactcggagtatgttcaccttgagttaagcgTGTGCGTGACAattataaaaagccatcatcaatggagccccgataccacgagtcaccatgacaacagtaaataaaacacttagacttagacacatttttattttatacctatcgaagtcatttaaaatgtgacgctgtagcctacaccaacacattaaaaaacaaagaaacattgagttGTGGGACGAGACTGGTAgaaactctgggtttcttatagtaaacctgccagcgagcaggttatgttcacagtctgttaccatggtgattgactcagagtttcagttacctctctatctggaacggatCACTCagtttccctgatctcagggttaacttactctgagttttcacataaccagctttctggaatacccccctgcTCTCAGAGCACGCCATCTGATTTGCTGATTAGCGTGTTCACAGGATatgcacacaaaaaacagacacaatatGTGATAGCTTCATCTCTGAGGAATATACATTATGTGAGTGGTTGTCCTTAGAGTCAATGTCCCCTTCACACCAGCTCCTACGGTTACCTTTGTCTTTTCTTCACTAAAGCCATTACAACAGCCCAGAAAGAAAGATACAGAATGGTATTAATCAACAAATATACAATTGAATGGAACTACTCAAGACAAGTAGTTGCAATGGTTTTGTCATAAACTACCTGGacaatttcaaaatgttttttattgaatgCACATATCTGAAATGTTTATATCACATTTACGCTGCATGCAGTGAGTTCTTTCATTGATATTAACTTATTAAATGCTATTGTCTACAAAGAAATAAAGTCACTGCCAAAGTCCAAAGTGATCTGTCTGATCAAGAACACAAACCACTTGCATCTCTTTACAACATTCCATCCATTCAACAAGGAAATGTGAACACAGCTTTAAGGAAACAGAATCTATAACCATCTCCTCCTTTCTGGAACGGAGAAAACCAGTGAAAATGGTTAAGAAAATGATGTGTCAGGTCAGTCTGCTATAAGGAGGCAGTTTGGAaggaccctcctcttcctccctgatGCTCTGGTCaatggactgaggaggacagtTGAAAAGCCTGTTGtcatctgctgctgcacacaagAAAACTACATCACTCGACTGTTAGGAGAAAACCACCAAACACAGTAATCCGCAGCAACATGGCACAAGGAATAGAGCTG
This window contains:
- the rab33ba gene encoding RAB33B, member RAS oncogene family a; amino-acid sequence: MAESGSLVDFSGSLTSSTLPPPRTRIFKIIVIGDSGVGKTCLTYRFCAGKFPEKTEATIGVDFRERLVEFDSEKIKIQLWDTAGQERFRKSMVQHYYRNVHAVVFVYDVTNAASFRSLPAWIEECKQHALGTEVPRILVGNKCDLQDSVQVGTNVAQQFADVHSMPLFETSAKNPSSQGEGTCVAGNSDHVEAIFMTVAHKLKSQKPLVLSQPPTGSVGTINLGRWGADGGDGAKSWGCC